Part of the Triticum aestivum cultivar Chinese Spring chromosome 4D, IWGSC CS RefSeq v2.1, whole genome shotgun sequence genome is shown below.
GCAAACCACCCAAACTTGCTTTACATGTAGTACACGTAAACATGTACACAGACATGTACACAAATGGTGAAAGAAACACAACCAATCAAACAGACATGTACACAGACCCATCGGCCGGCGTCGGCGGCCGGTGGCCACCCGAAAAGAGGGCTACCGAGCTACTGATACCGCGTGGCGATGCGCAGCATGACGGTGGCCGCGACGGTGACCCCGTAGAAGACGATGAAGAGGCCGGTGACGTTGATGAGCCTGGCCTCGGTACCGGGCGTGGCGCTGGCGCTCTTCTGGACGAGCCCCGTCTGCGCGGCGCACACGGCCAGGAGGAAGATGACGAGCCCGCCGGCGACGTgcacgggcgcggcggcggcgcgcgtgtgctCGTGCGTGCCGGGCATCCAGAAGACGGCGAAGCCGATGAGCCACTGCAGCGCGAAGAGGGAGATGGCGCCGATGCCGATCCAGGAGTGGAGGCTGACCAGGTCCGGCACCACGGCCACGTTGTGGAACTTGAAGGCCGCGTAGATGCCGAAGACGCCGAGGATGAAGGCCACCAGGTGCACCAGCATGTGCACCATCTTCTGCGCCCGGTGGTTCATCGGGATCGTCGTGTACACCAGTATGGCTGCACAAATGGAGTGAGATTTTAGTTACCACGGCACTTGTTAATTTCACGTGTGAATATGCCAATCATATGCCAGTTGCAAGAAGGATGAAATTGGCAGGAAAACGTAGCGATCCACGGTGG
Proteins encoded:
- the LOC123099493 gene encoding probable ascorbate-specific transmembrane electron transporter 2, which codes for MAIGGIIGGHHRHSVVASRVAMFAHLLFLTTAVLMLVWLLRFRGGINIQSDDPEQIFNVHPFVMTWGFILLIGEAILVYTTIPMNHRAQKMVHMLVHLVAFILGVFGIYAAFKFHNVAVVPDLVSLHSWIGIGAISLFALQWLIGFAVFWMPGTHEHTRAAAAPVHVAGGLVIFLLAVCAAQTGLVQKSASATPGTEARLINVTGLFIVFYGVTVAATVMLRIATRYQ